The Patescibacteria group bacterium genomic interval TTGCCATTCCTTATGTTGATAAATTTGGGAAGAAAGCGGCGTTTTATGTTGATTTTTTAATTCAAATAAATGATGGCGTAATTGGCTTATTTGATACAAAGAAAGGAAAAACGGCCGAAGACGCAAAAGAAAGAGCAGAAGGTTTAGCAAAATACATCAAAGAGCAGAATAAAAAAGGTAAAAAACTTTTTGGCGGAATCGTTATTCCGGTTGAAGGAAATTGGCGATATAATGACAACGAAAAATATATTTACAATCCATACGATTTAAAGGATTGGAAATTTTTGAATTTAAATTAAAAAGCTCCCTGAAAAGCCAGCGAGGTTTTTGACGGGAGATTACCTATTCAGCAATCTTCTAACCAGCTCCGATGTGGTATTATTCACTATGGTTGCTGAAACCGCCAGAATTTTGACGCGTTGTGCCGAATTTAGAGCGCCTTGTCGTGAGACATAGGCCTCGCTTGCGGCAACTTTTTCGCCGTTATTGGCTACAAGTCGCCAGCGATATTGTCCGGCAATATCGCGATATATGACAAATTTTGCCATAATATTACCTCTGACTTAATTATTAACTAATCGGGATGGTCGACCTTTAACTCACGCCCCCCACGATAAACGCCGAATGTCCAGCATTTATCGAGGGGGAGTAAAGGCGACTTGGTCCGATAGTAATAAAAGGGCAGGAGGTTATCCTCGCCAGCTTTTCAGAGGGCCACAATTATTTTATAATTTATTATTATTGATTGTCAATAATTTTTTGTCGCCCGCTCGCAAAAATTTTTTGGCGAAACTACTTAATTATCAACATCAGAATAAGTTTAACTTAAAGTTAAAATAAGAGGTTGTGCCCTGGCCTACTAAAAAACTTGGGGAATGGATTATGGACAATCTTGTACGGGAGTTAATTTTTGTAGTTTTTATTTTTGTATTCTTTAAACTTTTTCCGGTTTTTGTTCAAGCAATAAAAATTAGTAGGAGAATCTTGAAAGATAATCGTGATACGAGAGGTAATGCATGGGGTAAGTATTCGGCGGACCGTTTTATTGATGTTTGGTATTCGAATCCAAAAACGCCGCTTCGTTTTGAGTGCGGTAGATTCTACTACAAAACATTCAACAATCCTAATTCCCGTCATTGGATGGAAGTTATTGATGACGAGCTTATTGGATACGAATTGATAGAAATCTTTGATGCTCCACGTGGCTACCAGGCGGTTCGCCCAATAAAAACCTGGCGGAATGCATTAATTGCTCGTTTAGTAAAGTGGTATTTAATCAAATTCGTCGGTGATAATCCTCAATATTATAAAGACTTAAAAGAGCAATCTAAACATTAATTATGAATACAGCGACACAATTTTTAATAATTTTATTATCTAGCGGCGTTGTGGCGGCAGTTACGGCCGCGGTTATGCAAAAGCGAAACGAAAAAGAATCGCGTCTTTTTAACGCAAAACTAGAAGCATATAAAGAATTTGCCGCTCATTTAGAAAGTAAGTTTGTTTCTCTCGCTAGAGAAGGAAAAAATTTAGATATAACAACATTGACAGAGGTAAGTGCGAAGTGCCTTTTGGTCTCAAATTCAAATGTTAATAGAGAATTAAGGGCATTTCTTGTTTACGTAAGCGAGGTATATCAAAAATGTTTGTATAATACAGAGCAAGATTCCGATTTCAAAAAATTATGGCGCGATGCAGATAAAATCGAAGGTTTAATGCGTCAAGATTTAGAATTTAAGTAATATATTTTGGTTCGTTAAAAACTTGGAGGAAATTATGGATGATTATAAACTCGAGAATTTAGTTAATCTTATTGATAAATTACGTCCTTTAATCGATGAAGGTGGGGGATGGACAGTTACTTATCTCCGGTTGCAGGCACTTTTTGTATATTTTCAGTATGCTGTTGCCTCTGTTCGTCTTCAAGAAGAAAATATACAGAAAATGGCAGACGGTCAGCATAAGAATTTTTCTACGCACGCAGAATATGCCGATTGTTTGTTGAAATTATATAGCAGTGCCGTTACTGCATATTCTAATTTAAGAACCTGTTTAAGATTTAGCAAAACGATAATTGATAGTATTTCGGAATTAGATCAAGATGGGGAATTTAAGAATTTTCGTATTAAATATGAACAATGGGTTAAGGGTGTCACTAACAAACGAGACCGTATAACTGCACATCCCGAAGAAAAGGATAGAATAGTATGGAAGCCTAATATGTGGAGCGATAATGGGCAAGTAAGATTTCGAGCCATCAATCCGCAAATCCCTTCAGCAAGTCAAGAGATTATTTTAGAGCCGAGAAAGGATTTGGAAAAATTGCGAGAATACTTATCACGCTTGTCGATTCACCTAGCAAGGACGTGGAAGTTAAAACCCTGTGAAATCTAACTAACCCACTAAAAGATTTGGAGAGGTAATAAAATTTCAAAAACCTAGCGCGCCAACTAACGTTAGCATACCTGCCCGCTTATGGCGGAAAATTCGGCGGCGGA includes:
- a CDS encoding DUF1508 domain-containing protein, whose amino-acid sequence is MAKFVIYRDIAGQYRWRLVANNGEKVAASEAYVSRQGALNSAQRVKILAVSATIVNNTTSELVRRLLNR